From the genome of Corallococcus macrosporus DSM 14697:
CGCCAGACGACGTGGGCGCCCACCGCCGCCAAGGCGGGCGCCAGCCCACAGGTCTGCGGGTCATGCAGCAGGACCACGTCCCCTGGCTGCACCAGGACAAGCAGCTCCTCTGCATTGTCGCGGAGCACCTCGTCGTACCGCTCGTGCTCGGCCGCTCCCAGCGGTGAGCCATCCCCTCGCGAACCATGCAACGCATGATGCAGCCGCTTGGTGATGTGGAAGAACTCTGGCGTCCCGGTGAGCACGAGCCAGTGTGCATCCACGCTCGCTCCTCGAGCGTAGGCAACCAGCCGGGGGACTATCTCCGCCACGCCACCCCCCTTGGCCGTGGAGCTGATGTTCCAGAAGGCTCGGCCTGCCATGAGGGCCCGGGCCTTCACGGCCTGGGCTTGAAGCGTGCTCCAACGGGCCGCATCCATCTCACGCTCGAAGCGTGCCAAGGGCTCGGCCTGAACGTGCACCTCGAAAGGCTTGAGCATCGGACCTCCGGCAGGGACTCCCAGAGAAACTCAGGGCTGCTGGTTCTCGCCACGGAAGACGGTTGCTCGCATCCCTCCTCAAGAGCTGCGGCCTGAGGCCACGTCCCCACAAACCTCGGGCTCCTGTTTTCAACGCGCAAGAAGACCCGCCGGAAGGTCTCCTGGTTGGGTGGAGTCGCGCAGCGACCGAGCACTGGGGCGCATACCGCCTTCCCTCCTGCCCGTTCATGTCTCGAAGAGGCTGTACAGCTCCTCCTCCTGCGCGAAGTGGAGCGTGAGGATTGCGTGCAGGCCGTAGAGTGCCCGGCGGAGATCGCGCAGGTCCTCCGCGCGGGGGCCTTCAGGGGGAAGCTGTGAGACCAGTCGGCCAAGGAGGCGCGCGAGCCGATGAATCTCATGGTGTGTCTGGATGAGTGGCCCGGTAGGGTCCTCGTCCTTGAGCATCTTCCCGAGCAGGGGGTAGGCCGTCTGCTGCTCCTCCAACTCGTGTGGCCAGAGCTTCGTTTCAATCATCTCACGGAGACGCTCGAGCAGGGCGCGTGCATCCGCCGGCTCGAGTGAATCGAGGCGTGCCGCCAGCGCCGCGAGCTCGCTGACGTGCGGGCGCAGTGAGCGGTGGGCCGAGGCGAGTCGCTGCGCGAGTCCCTTGACCTCCGGGCGCTTGGGCGTGATGAGGCCGCCGCCGCCAAGGGCGCGCAGCGCGTTCAGGATGACGAGGACGTCGATGCCTTCCTGAAGGATGGCTCCCGCGACTGGGGTGATATAGCCCGCTGCGGCGAAGAGCATCGCCACGAGCGAGAGTCCCATGCCGACGAAGATGCTCTCCAGCGCGATGCGCCGGGTGTGCTGCGCGATTCGCGTCGCGAGAAGAAGCCCCTCGAGCCGGTCCGCTGTGAGCACGACGTCGGCTGCTTCGGAGGCCGCCGTCGCGCCGCGCGCTCCCATCGCGACACCGATGTCGGCGAGCGCCAGGGCTGGGGCGTCGTTGATGCCGTCGCCCACCATCGCCGTGATGCCCTCGGCCCGGACGACCTTGATGACCTCGACCTTCTCCTCCGGAGTCCGCTCGGCGAACACGCGGTCGACGCCCACCGCATCGCCCACGAGCTCGGCGACGTCGGGATGGTCGCCCGTCACCATGTGGATGCGCTGGACGCCCGCGGCCCGGAGCGAGCGCAGCGCGCGAGGCGCTTCCGGTCGAATCGGGTCCTGAATCAGGAGGACACCCGCGAGCGAGCCGTTGATGGAGACGTAGACGCTCGATGAGCCCTCGACCGCCGTACGCATCTTGATTGACCGTAGCTCCGGCGTGCGCGGCGTGTCCGGAGCGGCGAAGGCGAGCTGTCCCACCGCCACACGCCGGCCGTCGACGGTCCCTTCGATGCCAGTGCCCATCTGTTCGCGAACATCGGCCGGGAAGCTGGGTTCGACGCTCCGGCTGCGTGCCTCCGCGAGAATCGCGGGTGCGAATGGGTGGACGGAGAGCTGCTCGACGGACGCTGCGTGCCGGACGACGTCGTCCGACGACATGGGCCCGAACGTTTCGACCGCGACGACCTGCGGCCGCGCCGAGGTGACTGTCCCCGTCTTGTCGAGGAGCAGCACCTTGGCGCGCGCGAGCGTTTCGAGGGGGCCACCGCCCTTGACGATGATGCCGTGCTTCGCCGCGCGCGACACGCCAGCGAGGAGCGCCGCCGGCGCGGCCAGGATGAGCGGGCACGGCGTCGCCACGACGAGCACCGCGAGCGCGCGGCTCGGACTGCCTCCCGCGAACCACGCGAAGCCCGACAGGGCGAGCGTGAGTCCGAAGAACCCGAGTGCGTAGCGGTCCGCGAGCCGGATGAACGGCGCCTTCGACTCCTCGGCCGCCTTGACCAGGCGGATGATGCCCGCATACGTGCTCTCGGCCGCCGAGGCGGTGACGCGCAGCTCGAAAGGGCCACCCGCGTTCGTGCCGCCGCTGCGGACGGGCGTGCCGGCGTCGAGCTGCACCGGCTTCGATTCGCCCGTGAGCGCCGATTCGTCCAGCACGGCGCTGCCGCTGCTGAGGATGCCGTCGGCCGGAACAACCTCACCGGGCTTAATGACAAGGAAGTCGCCGAGGCCGACCTCCGCGACGTCCACGTCCCTGATGTCAGCGCCGACGCGCCGGTGCGCGACACGCGGCGCCCGTTTGAGGAGCGCCGAGAGCTCACGGCGGGCCCGCGCGACCGCGAAGCGCTCGAGCGCCGCTCCCCCCGTGAGCATCACGGAGATGATGGCGCCCGCCAGGTACTCGCCGAGGGCCAGCGCGCCCACCATCGCCAGGACCGCGATGAGGTCGACGCCCGTCTCTCGTCGCAGGAGCCCCTTGATGATGGAGACGAGGGTGGGGAGCAGGACGACCGCGGTGGTGGCGGCCCACGCACAGCGAGCCGCATCACTGGCGTGCGCCACGTGAAGGACGCCGCCAGCCGCCAGGCCCATGAGTGCGAGTGCGAGCAGCGTCATCTGCCTCCGCGATTGGGCGTCCTTGCTGTCAATACGGACAAGGTGGGGTCGTGGCGGCTGTACCCCGAGCGATGTCACGGCAGTGCCTGCCCGGCCGCAGCCAGCGCAACCCGAGCAGGCTTCAAGCACGATTTGGTGAGCATGCCTCTTCACCTGGACATGCTCTTCGAGGTGAGCAACGGCGTCACTCAACGTCAGGGCGGACGCGAGGGAGAGGACAGCGCGCCGTGCCTCAGGGCCGAGACATCGCTGCATGAAGTGCAGTCATCCGGTCCCGAGGTGGGCGCACCGGGGCTGTGTGGCGCGATCCGCGGCCCCGGTGTGCGCATGCGCCTGGACCTCCCTTCGTCGCGGAGGCCGCGGCGGAGGGGCCGGCATCATGCTCACCGCCATGCACGCTCCACGACCCGCAAACGCTTGCCGCTACGACACGAGGACGCACCCTCGCGAAGGCGCCTCGTCATGCCTGGCCATGGTGGGTGGGCGCCCACTCGAAGTCGCGAGGGATTTCTCATGCATGGATGGCGTCAACTGGTTGGGGCCTGCCTCCTGGCGGTGGGATGCGGCGGGGCGATGACGGATGCGCCCGCGCCGGGTTCCCCTGCGCCAGGGGGCGTCACGGCGCAGTGGGAAGCACCGCTTCCGGAGCTCGGTCCCGCCACCCTCTTGAAGGACCTCTACCCGCCGCCGGACGAGCCGTTCCCGGGGCCCTTTGGAGGGCCGGCTCCCACCGACCTGCTGGCCTTCCGTGACAGGCTCTATTTCTCCGCCATTGACTTCGCGGCGGGCCGCGGTGCGCTCTGGCGCAGCAACGGTACGACCGCGAGCACCGTCCCGGTGAAACACCTCGACGACGCACCCGGGCGCCTGACGGTGGTGGGCAACCAACTCTTCTTCACGGGAGGCTTCAGCGAGGAGCACGGAAACGAGCTGTGGGTGAGCGATGGCACGACGGCGGGGACCCGACGGGTCAAGGACCTCACGCCCGCCTCCGGCACGGCCTTTCTGGAGAACTTCATCGCGGTGGATGACACGCTCTTCTTCTTCCGTGTCGTCCGCATGCCCCTCATCTTCTCCAGCGAATTGGAGCTGTGGCGCAGCGACGGCACCGCGGGAGGGACGGCGCGGGTGACGGAGCTGGGGCAGGAAGGCACGTTCAATGGCCCGCTGGAGCTGGCGAGCGTGGGAGACCTCCTCTTCATGAGCTTTGGCAAGACGGACACAGGCACGGAGCTCTGGGTCAGTGACGGAACCGCCGAGGGCACCCACCTGGTGAAGGACCTTCTCCCGGGCCCCGCTTCGTCGTTCCCACGGAGCCTGACGCCCGCGGCTGGGGTGCTCTACTTCTCCGCCGACGATGGTGAACACGGGCGGGAGTTGTGGCGGAGCGACGGCACCGAGGAGGGCACGGAGCTGGTCGAGGACACCCGCCCGGGCCCGGAGGGGTCGCAGGCGCAGCCCATCACCGTGTTCAAGCAGCGCCTCTACTTCGCGACGTTCACCCCGCGGTACGCGGCGACCGAGCTCCGCAAGTTGAATCCCGATCCTTCCTGCCACCCACGCTCGCAGCGGGTCGCCACCATCCCCAATCCCTACGCGAACATTCCGCGCGAGTTCTTCATCTTCGTCTCCACCTTCACCGCGACGGAGCGAAAGCTCTACTTCACGCTCTACTACGACGTGGGAAGTCCGGCCCCGGCGGACGTGCAGCTCTGGAGGACGGACGGCACCCGGAAGGGAACGAAGCTCTTGTACCAGCCCCTCCTCGAATCGCCTGACCTGCTGCCTCCCAGGCCCGTCCCCACGGATGACGGTCGCGTCGTCTTCTACGCGTACGATGAAGTCCATGGCCATGAACTCTGGGTGACGAACGGTCAGCCGAGCGGCACACGGTTGCTCCAGGACATCAACCCGGGACCGGCGTCGTCCTATCCGCAGGACCTGCTTCGCGCGGGGGACTTCATCTACTTCACAGCCGTGGATGGCGTGCACGGCCGGGAGATATGGACGCTCCCCGTGCCGGACCCCGAGGCCGTGCAGCAACAATCCTCGCGAGAGTAATGGCGCTCCGGGGCGCGCCGGCTTGCCGCAAGACGGCGTCTTGTTGAATGCGAGGGCGCGCCAGGAACCACCGAAGTGGGGCCGTCATCGTCATGCATCAATTCGCTGCATGGCGGCGGTTCCACCTCAGGTGCTCTTGCTCGATGAGGGCCACGGCGCGCGCGGGTCCATTTTCTGCGCGGATGCGTTCGCCCAGCGCTGTCGCATGGGCCCGCATCGTTGGGGAAAGCGCCGTGCGGATGGCGTCTGCCAGACGCTCGGCCGTGAGCGACTTCTGGGGGACCGGCTGTGGCCCTGCACCCGCGCGGAGAACCATGTGCCCCCAGAAGGGCTGGTCGCCAAGAAAGGGGCAGATGACAGTGGGTTTGCCCGCGCGCAAGCCTGCCATCGTGGAGCCGGCCCCGCCGTGATGCACCACCGCGCTCATTCGCGGGAAGAGCCAGTCATGTGGCGCGGACTCCAGCATGAAGACATGGGGCGGGAGGTCGCGCGCCTTCATGCCTCCCCAGCCCGAGGCCAGCACCGCGCGTTCGCCGGTCAACGCCACGGCCTTCAGGACGGTGGCGGCACGAGACTCAGCATGCGCCGCGCCCATGCTGCCAAAGCCCACGTAGAGAGGCGGCGGCCCCGCTTCGAGGAACGCCCGCAGCGCCGGGGGAGGAGTCCATGGGTCGCCCTCGTCGAGGAACCAGCAGCCCGTCACCTGGGCCTCGAGCGGCCAGTCGGGGGGACGTGGCAGCAGATGCTCACTGTACGCGTAGAGCGCCGGCACCGCGGAGCCCTCGACCGTCTTCATCGGGTCCGCGAAGCGTGAGCGCGGCGCGAGGCCGAGTGTCTTCACCCGGAAGTCATTGGTTGCTCCGGCCCAGACCGCGTTGGCCAGCGCCAGGACTCGATAAGTGAGCGCGTTGAGCCAGCCGCCGAGTCGAAAACTCGGAACTATCGGCGCCGGGAACTCGCGCGTCGGAGTCAGCGGCAGCGGCATCGCTAGCAGCTCGGCGGCCCGGAGCTTCTCCGCGATGTGGTGACTGCCAAGCGCCTTGGAGTGGTACACGAGCACGTCCGGCTCCAGCTCCCGCGCCGCTCGCCACTCGTCCTCCATGCTCGCCCGGACGATGGCGCCGAACCCCTTGAACAGTCGCCGCTGCTCGGCACGCGTAGGGGCGCGCAGAACCGCCTCCGTCAGCTCCAGCACCGCATTGTCCATGTGCGCGTATGGAATGCCGTGGCGCTCCACCATGCCTCGGAAGCCGGTAGGTGTGCAGAGCGCTACGACATGGCCACGCGCCCTCAGGGCCTTGGCGAGCGCGACGAAGGGTTGGACATCGCCTCGGGTACCGTAGGTGGAAATGAGCACGCGCATGGAGACTCCCCACTGGAGCTTGCCTGCGGTAACAACCGCGGCAAGGTGGCGGCCCGACCACCGAGGAACCTGTGCGTGCCAGGAGCGCGACGCACACCCTTCGAGATGTGTGGTCATCGTCTCATGACGTGATGCTTCAAGCCACGGAAACCTTGTGGGCCGGGCGCCAGTCGTTCCACGGCGACTGACGCGCGGTGGGACAACGCCTGCCTTGATGGGCTGGGGCCAAGACTGACGTTCCGCTCGCGCCGCGGCGTGCAGAGGTTCGGCGCGCTCCGATCGGCGATGGCCTGCTCCGCGCCCAGAAAAGTTGACCAGTCAAACGATGGACTCCGTGTGAATATGGTCTTCTCCCTGTGTGTGTCGCGTGATGTCAAATGCAGTCGTTTCGAAGCCATGCGTCATGCCGCGCCGCGCCGATTGGTGTGATATGCATTGCGTCATCTCCCAGACACACAGGCTCCGCGAGGGTTTGCATTCATGATGGCTGCTGCAAGAGGTAGCCTTCGCGCCGCGTCGAAGGGGACGACTCCTCGCGACGCAGACCGAAAGGAAAACACCATGAAGACCCTCAAGGCGCTGTCTGACCGCCTCCTGAAGCTGTTCCTGTCTGAGATTCCCGCGGGCGCCTGTGTCCCGGAGAACGGCCAGTGCTGCTCCGCGAAGCACCGTCGGTTCAACTGCTACGGCTCCTGCATCAGGACCTCCGTCTGCGGCTGATTCCAGCTTCATGACCCCGGCTGGATGTGGACCCTCCACGTCCAGTCGCGGTTTTCGCGAGGACGCTCCGTTGAACGCGGTCAATCTAGGCTGTCGACTGATGCTGGCCACGGTGTTCGCGCTCGCCGCGCTGGGGAAGGCGCGCGGACGCAGGCCTTTTGATGAGTTCATCCAGACGCTCGAAAACCTTGGTTTTCCGCGCGCCCTGGCCGGGGCGCCGCTGGCGGCCACGTTGGTCCTGACGGAAGCCGCCTCCGCGCTGCTGCTGGGGGTGGGCGTGGCGGCGGGGTATGCGCTGGCGCTGGCGCTCCTGGTGGGCTTCACGCTGGGGATCGCGTGGGTGATGCGCCGGGGAGAGAAGGTCGCGTGCCGGTGCTTCGGTGCGAGCAACGCCCCCGTCGGCGCGGCGCACCTGGTCCGCAATGGGCTGCTCCTGGCGGTCACGGTCGCCGGTGCGGTGAGCCACCCGTCCGCCTCCGGTGGACTGGCGATGGGCATGGGCGTCATCGCGGGGACGGTCGGCGTCCTGGCGGGGCTCTTCGTCACGCGCTGGGATGATCTGGTGTTCCTGCTTCGAGGACCGCAGCCGCTGGCCGCGTCCCCGCGAACCCGACGAAACCGAGGCAGCCAATGATTGAAACGCTCGTCGTGGGTGGTGTCATCCTCTCCGTGCTGGTGGTGGGGAACCTCTTGCTGACCCTCGCGCTCGTCGGTCGGCTGCGCGCGCTCCAGGAGTTGATCGCCAACCAGGTCGTCCTTCGCGACCCGGCCCTGCCGCAGAAGGGAGAGCCGGTCGGCTCCTTCGAGGCCACCACCCTGGAGGGCGAAACCTTCACGGACGCCGTCCTGCGCGAGGGCAAGACGCTGGTCGGCTTCTTCACCACGGGCTGCCGGCCTTGCTCCTCGTTGCGCAAGCAACTCGTCGACTCGCCGCCCGGAGTGCCGCTGATGGCGTTCGTCGAAGGCGACCCCGACGACCCGCAGACGCTGGAGCTGGGGGCCTCGCTGAAGCAGGTGGCCCGGGTGGCGTTCCTGACCGAAGGGGACTCCGTCACGCGCGCCATCAAGCAGGCGGGCTATCCCACCCTCGTGCTCGTCGAGCGGGGCGTGGTCGCGGCCTCGGGGCACCACCTGCACGAAGTCCTGCCATGAGCGAGGCGCGAGGGGGCCTGCGGGAGCTGACGCGCACGGTGGGGGCGGCCGTGGCGCTCCAGTGGCGCGCGGCCCCGCTGGCGTCGGTGTTCGCGCTCCTCCTCACGCTGTGCACCGGCTCCGTGGCCGCCGCGGGCGGCTGGCTCACCAAGGCGCTGCTGGATGAGCTGGGCCGAGGGGCCCTGGCGGACTCCCAGCGGGCGCTCACGCTGGCGGTGGGCGCCGCCGCGGTGGTCGGCGGCTCCATGGCCATCCTCAATGTCTCCGAGTATCTGACTGGCGTGATTCGCTGGGGCGTCACCCTGGAGGTGGAGCGCCGCCTCTTCACGAAGGTGGCGGCGCTGGAGGGCCTGCACCACTTCGAGGACCCCGCCTTCCACGGCCGCCTGCGGCTCGCGGAGGAGGCCGCCCGGGACGCCCCCCAGCAGCTCATCGAGTTCGTGAAGGCCACCCTGCGCATGCTGGTCACGGTGGGGACGCTGAGCGCCGTGGTCCTGCTGGTGTCGCCGCCCATGGCGCTGCTGCTGCTGCTGGCGGGGGGCGTGGCCCTGCTGGCCCAGCTCGTGCGCAGCCGGTGGCTGGTGGAGCTGGCCGTGGCGCTGGTGCCGACCTATCGCTGGCGCGACTTCTACCACGCGCTGCTGGTGGACGTGCGGGCGGCCAAGGAGAGCCGGCTGTTCGGGCTGGGGGACCTGTTGCTGGAGCGGATGGTGGCCTCGCTGCGCAAGGCGGCGGACCGCGAGCTGGCCGTGACGCGCAAGGGGTTGGCCGTGCAGGCGGCGCTGTCGCTGCTCACGGCCGCGGTGGCGGCGGTCGGGTCCTTCATCGTCGCCCGAGGCGCGCTCCAGGGGCGGCTCCAGCTCGGAGACGTCTCCCTCTTCCTCGCGGCCGTGGCGGGCATCCAGGGGGCCTTCAACGGGCTCCTCGCGCAGGTCGAGTTCGCGGGCCGCAGTGTCCAGACCTTCAAGCACTACCTCGACATCATCGCCCTGCCAGTCCACGCGCCGGAGGCGTCACGGCCGGTGGCGCCGCTGAGGCACGGCGTGGAGCTGCGCGACGTCTGGTTCCGCTATGACGCCCAGGGACCGTGGGTGCTGCGCGGGGTGAGCCTCTTCATCCCGGCGGCTGGCTCGGTGGGGCTCGTCGGCGTCAACGGCGCTGGAAAGAGCACGCTGGTGAAGCTGCTGTGCCGCCTCTATGACGCGGAGCGAGGCCAGATTCTCTGGGACGGCGTGGACGTCCGCGAGCTGGATGCGCGCGCGCTGCGGCGGCGGATGACGGCGACCTTCCAGGACTTCATGACGTATGACTTCACCGCCGCGGAGAACATCGGGCTGGGGGACCTGGACCGGCTGAAGGACGAGGCGCGAATCCGCGACGTGGCACGGCTGGCGGAGATTGACGAGAAGCTCGCCTCACTCCCCGCCGGCTACCACACGCTGCTCAGCCGCGTGCTCGAAGGGGAGGACGAGGACATGCCCGCGGGCGTCTCGCTCTCCGGAGGGCAGTGGCAGCGATTGGCGCTGGCGCGGGCCCTGATGCGCCAGGACGTCGACCTGCTGGTGCTGGACGAACCGAGCTCCGGCCTGGACGCCGCCGCCGAGTTCCACATCCACCGGACGCTGGCGCGCCACGGCGAGGGAAGGGCGCGGCTGCTCATCTCCCACCGGATGAGCGCGCTGCGGAGCGCGGACACCCTCTTCGTCCTCTCCGAGGGGCGCATCATCGAGCAGGGCTCGCATGACGCGTTGATGACGGCGGGCGGTGAATACGCGCGCTTGTTCACGCTCCAGGCGAGCGGCTATCAGGACGAGCGCGTCGCATCACGGGCGGGCCAGAAGGAGGTCGCATGATGCTCACGGCGATGGGCGCGGGGGCCGCGCTCCTCGTGGCGGGAGTCGCGGCGGCGGCCTGGGGGCGCCGCCGCTGGGTGGTCGTCGCGGTGCGGGGCAACAGCATGTCGCCCACGCTGCACGACGGACAACGGCTCGTCGCGAGGCGGTTGGGCCGCGCTCCCGCGCCGGGGAACGGGTATTCGCGCTCCGACGTCGTCGTCTTCGTGCTTTCCGCGAAGCAGCGCGAGACGCTGGAGGCCGAAGCGCTGCCCTATCTCGTCAAGCGGGTGGCCGCCGTGGCGGGAGACCCGGTGCCGGACTGGGCCCGGGCGGCGCTCGGTGCCGACGATGATTCGCGCGTCCCACCCGGGAAGGTCGTGGTGTCGGGAGACAACGCTCGGAGCCAGGACTCGCGGCAATTGGGCTACATCGACGCGGAGGCCATCATCGCCGTCGTGCGGCTCCGGGGGCCGGAGCCTTCGCGAACAGGGTAGGCGTTGGGCCGACGCGCCAGGGGCTCTGGAGAGGACACGGCGTGGTCCACGGACGACGCGCCAGTGCAGGGGCCGGAGCTGAGTGGATTCTCCGACGCCCAGCGCACCAACCGTGAACTCGCGGAGTTCGCGGCCAGGCGGGCCGCATGGCCTGAGCCGCCACGCGCCTCCGCCATGGCCCTTCGCGGAGGGAGCGGGCAACCGCTCCGCTCACCCCCGCCCCATTTCAGCGACCGCCTGCCGTTGCCCTGCGGCAGGGCCCTTTCGCGCTCGCCTGCTCCTCGGCCTGTTCGAGCGTCACGAGTGGCGGTTCATTGCGTGACGGTCCACGTATTGTCGTCGTTCAATGTCGCAGTGAGTGAATAGACATTGTCTGGGTAGATGACTGGGGCCGTCTGGGTCACCGTCTGGATGTCCAGGACCGTTCCCACTTTCTGGTCGACCCCGGCCGCAATCCAATACGAGGGCGTGGGGATGAAAGTATGCGTGAGATTGGCGCCGGCCTGGGGCGCGAACGTCCCGGCATCCCCCATCCCGATACCCACCGAGAACGTATTGGGGGGACGAGTTTATCATCATTGATGGTCAACGTCCCTTTGGGGCCGGGCTTCAACGCCTTGGTCAGGTTCAGGCCACCGTCTTCATCGCCATCGACCACGGCACCGCCGAGTGCGTCGGCATCCACGCGGCCAAGGTCGGTACCCGCGTCGAAGCCCTTGAGCCCATCCGCCAAAGGAGCAACCGCGCTGGGTGCGCACCTTCTCCACCGTGGAGGAGCTGCGGCGGGCCCTGCTGGAGTGGGTCCGAGAATTGGCTCCGCATGCGGCGGAAGCGGCGGAGGTCGAACGCGCTGGCTGCACTCAGTCGGGATACAGGCGTTTCCATTCGTCCCGCCACTCACGCGCCAGCACGGACCGCTGGCGACCGTAGCGGGCCTCGGTCGCCGCGGCCGAGGTGATGCGGTCGACGCGGAAGTTGCGGAAGGCCTGGCGCAAGCAGCACCAGGCGGCAACGATTTGCTTGCCCTCGTGAAACGCGAGCTGCACCGGCCAGATGTCGCGCTGGCTCGGCGGGCCCTTCCCGTCGGCATACACGATGCGGAGCGCCCTCTCTTCGCGAATGGCCTGGCGCACGAGGCCGAGCACCGGGACGGACACAGGCCCGCCGCGCATCAGGATGGGCCAGAGCCCGGTGTCCTTCATCCGGTCGCGCAGCTCGTCGGGCGAGGCGGTGGCGATCTTGCCCAGCGCATTGCGCGCCGCCCCGGCGAGGCCGACATCCGGCTGGGCCTCGACCCAGCGGGAGCCGAGCACAAGCGCCTCGAGCTCCTCGGCCGTGAACATCAGCGGCGGCAGGAAGAAGCCCGGCTTCAAGACATAGCCCACGCCCGCCTCGCCAACGATGGGTGCGCCAAGACCGATGAGCGTTCGCACGTCGCGATAGAGCGTGCGCAGGGAGACGCCCTGTTCCTTGGCCAGTGCCGCCGCGGTGACGGGGCGGCGGTGCCGGCGAAGTGCGTCCATGACTGCGAAGAGGCGTTCGGTCTTGTCCATGCGTGCGCGCGGCTCACCTGATGGTGCGATGGAAGGCCCGGATATCGGCCGCGTAGTGCTCCGGAGCCTCGAGGGCTGGGTAGTGCCCGGCCTGCCGCGCCTCGGTCCAGTGGACGAGGTTCTGCAAGTGCCGTTCGCCCCAGGCGCGCGGCGCGGGATTGTCGACGTCGGCGGGCACCAGCACGCCTTGCTTCACGTCGTGGCGGGGCATCGGCATCAGCAGTTCCTGATCGGCGAAGGCCTCTTTGTACAGCCGAATCGATGAACCAATCGTCTGGGTGAACCAGTAGACCGAGAGCAGGGTGCAGAGGTCGTCGAGCGAATAGACTGACTCGAGGCGGCCGTCCTGAAGCCGGCTCCCGCTGTGAAATTTCTCGATGATCCACGACGCCAGGCCCGCGGGTGAGTCGTTGAGGCCGACGGCGAGCGTCTGCGGCTTGGTTCCGTGAAGCATGACATAGGCGCCCTGCGTGGCGTTCCACAGGTCGACGCGCCGGAAGTAGTCCACTTCTTCGGGCGTCGGCGCCGCTGGCCGCGGGTACCCCGAAAAGACGTTGAGGTAGTGCACACCCATGAGGCGGCCGGGATGGTTGCGGACCATGCTGAAGCAGACCCCGGAGCCCAGGTCCGAGCACGCAACGAGGAACTTCTCGTAGCCCAGCCGGGTCATCAGCTCGGCCCAGAGATGACCCATGCGACTCATGTTCATTCCCTGCTTCGTGGGCCGGCCCGAGAAGCCATAGCCCTGCATCGAGGGAATGATGACGTCGAACGACACCCCGCCTCGCTCGGCGGTGAGCAGCGGAATGAGCGGCAGGAACTCGACGAAGTTCGAGGGC
Proteins encoded in this window:
- a CDS encoding heavy metal translocating P-type ATPase, whose amino-acid sequence is MTLLALALMGLAAGGVLHVAHASDAARCAWAATTAVVLLPTLVSIIKGLLRRETGVDLIAVLAMVGALALGEYLAGAIISVMLTGGAALERFAVARARRELSALLKRAPRVAHRRVGADIRDVDVAEVGLGDFLVIKPGEVVPADGILSSGSAVLDESALTGESKPVQLDAGTPVRSGGTNAGGPFELRVTASAAESTYAGIIRLVKAAEESKAPFIRLADRYALGFFGLTLALSGFAWFAGGSPSRALAVLVVATPCPLILAAPAALLAGVSRAAKHGIIVKGGGPLETLARAKVLLLDKTGTVTSARPQVVAVETFGPMSSDDVVRHAASVEQLSVHPFAPAILAEARSRSVEPSFPADVREQMGTGIEGTVDGRRVAVGQLAFAAPDTPRTPELRSIKMRTAVEGSSSVYVSINGSLAGVLLIQDPIRPEAPRALRSLRAAGVQRIHMVTGDHPDVAELVGDAVGVDRVFAERTPEEKVEVIKVVRAEGITAMVGDGINDAPALALADIGVAMGARGATAASEAADVVLTADRLEGLLLATRIAQHTRRIALESIFVGMGLSLVAMLFAAAGYITPVAGAILQEGIDVLVILNALRALGGGGLITPKRPEVKGLAQRLASAHRSLRPHVSELAALAARLDSLEPADARALLERLREMIETKLWPHELEEQQTAYPLLGKMLKDEDPTGPLIQTHHEIHRLARLLGRLVSQLPPEGPRAEDLRDLRRALYGLHAILTLHFAQEEELYSLFET
- a CDS encoding ELWxxDGT repeat protein, with the translated sequence MTDAPAPGSPAPGGVTAQWEAPLPELGPATLLKDLYPPPDEPFPGPFGGPAPTDLLAFRDRLYFSAIDFAAGRGALWRSNGTTASTVPVKHLDDAPGRLTVVGNQLFFTGGFSEEHGNELWVSDGTTAGTRRVKDLTPASGTAFLENFIAVDDTLFFFRVVRMPLIFSSELELWRSDGTAGGTARVTELGQEGTFNGPLELASVGDLLFMSFGKTDTGTELWVSDGTAEGTHLVKDLLPGPASSFPRSLTPAAGVLYFSADDGEHGRELWRSDGTEEGTELVEDTRPGPEGSQAQPITVFKQRLYFATFTPRYAATELRKLNPDPSCHPRSQRVATIPNPYANIPREFFIFVSTFTATERKLYFTLYYDVGSPAPADVQLWRTDGTRKGTKLLYQPLLESPDLLPPRPVPTDDGRVVFYAYDEVHGHELWVTNGQPSGTRLLQDINPGPASSYPQDLLRAGDFIYFTAVDGVHGREIWTLPVPDPEAVQQQSSRE
- a CDS encoding glycosyltransferase; its protein translation is MRVLISTYGTRGDVQPFVALAKALRARGHVVALCTPTGFRGMVERHGIPYAHMDNAVLELTEAVLRAPTRAEQRRLFKGFGAIVRASMEDEWRAARELEPDVLVYHSKALGSHHIAEKLRAAELLAMPLPLTPTREFPAPIVPSFRLGGWLNALTYRVLALANAVWAGATNDFRVKTLGLAPRSRFADPMKTVEGSAVPALYAYSEHLLPRPPDWPLEAQVTGCWFLDEGDPWTPPPALRAFLEAGPPPLYVGFGSMGAAHAESRAATVLKAVALTGERAVLASGWGGMKARDLPPHVFMLESAPHDWLFPRMSAVVHHGGAGSTMAGLRAGKPTVICPFLGDQPFWGHMVLRAGAGPQPVPQKSLTAERLADAIRTALSPTMRAHATALGERIRAENGPARAVALIEQEHLRWNRRHAAN
- a CDS encoding MauE/DoxX family redox-associated membrane protein — its product is MTPAGCGPSTSSRGFREDAPLNAVNLGCRLMLATVFALAALGKARGRRPFDEFIQTLENLGFPRALAGAPLAATLVLTEAASALLLGVGVAAGYALALALLVGFTLGIAWVMRRGEKVACRCFGASNAPVGAAHLVRNGLLLAVTVAGAVSHPSASGGLAMGMGVIAGTVGVLAGLFVTRWDDLVFLLRGPQPLAASPRTRRNRGSQ
- a CDS encoding TlpA family protein disulfide reductase, which translates into the protein MIETLVVGGVILSVLVVGNLLLTLALVGRLRALQELIANQVVLRDPALPQKGEPVGSFEATTLEGETFTDAVLREGKTLVGFFTTGCRPCSSLRKQLVDSPPGVPLMAFVEGDPDDPQTLELGASLKQVARVAFLTEGDSVTRAIKQAGYPTLVLVERGVVAASGHHLHEVLP
- a CDS encoding ABC transporter ATP-binding protein, which gives rise to MSEARGGLRELTRTVGAAVALQWRAAPLASVFALLLTLCTGSVAAAGGWLTKALLDELGRGALADSQRALTLAVGAAAVVGGSMAILNVSEYLTGVIRWGVTLEVERRLFTKVAALEGLHHFEDPAFHGRLRLAEEAARDAPQQLIEFVKATLRMLVTVGTLSAVVLLVSPPMALLLLLAGGVALLAQLVRSRWLVELAVALVPTYRWRDFYHALLVDVRAAKESRLFGLGDLLLERMVASLRKAADRELAVTRKGLAVQAALSLLTAAVAAVGSFIVARGALQGRLQLGDVSLFLAAVAGIQGAFNGLLAQVEFAGRSVQTFKHYLDIIALPVHAPEASRPVAPLRHGVELRDVWFRYDAQGPWVLRGVSLFIPAAGSVGLVGVNGAGKSTLVKLLCRLYDAERGQILWDGVDVRELDARALRRRMTATFQDFMTYDFTAAENIGLGDLDRLKDEARIRDVARLAEIDEKLASLPAGYHTLLSRVLEGEDEDMPAGVSLSGGQWQRLALARALMRQDVDLLVLDEPSSGLDAAAEFHIHRTLARHGEGRARLLISHRMSALRSADTLFVLSEGRIIEQGSHDALMTAGGEYARLFTLQASGYQDERVASRAGQKEVA